Within the Desulfitibacter alkalitolerans DSM 16504 genome, the region GCAGGAAAATCTCCATGGGCAACCAGATTAAAGTAAACTGCAGTATGAATACCACTACAGCAACAGGCAGCACAGCAAATATAACTTCATGTATTGTATCCTTAATGCTCTGCATATATATCTCTCCAAAATAATTATTTGCAATTTGGGTAAGATACAAAAACCACAAAATATATGATTGTGGTTTTGTTTCTTAAGCTAATACTATAGACTATATAATTATAACATAAAATCAAGAAACCCTTAAATGTTTTTAATGCACATAAATTCTTTAACATTTTCACAGGTCATGCCGCTTTTCTTGTATTCTTTAAGTTTATCAATATCTCTTTGAAGCTGTCCATCCTTTCCTAGCTCCTTATTTAGTAATTGTTTGAGGAATGGATATGTTTCTAAAGTGTTTTTGTTAATTTTATAGAAGACCCATTGTGCCTTTTTTTCATTAGTTATAATCTTTAACATCCAAAGTTTATTTAAATGTCTAGATGCATTTGATTGATTTATTTCCAGAAGGTATTCCAATTCGCATACACATAGCTTTTCCTGATTTAGTAAATTCAGTATTCTTAATCTTGTTTCGTCTGCTAATGCTTTTATGATCTGCACTAATTCCAAGTTTATTCACCTCCATAGCCAGCCCTTTTCCTTGGGAACCAATGCTTGGTCTTTAAGCAGATTCTTACTAACATAAGCATTACTGGAACCTCTATCAGCACGCCTACAACAGTTGCTAATGATGCACCAGATGCAATGCCAAAGAGGGTTGCTGCTGTTGCAATGGCTACTTCGAAATGGTTACTGGCACCAATCATGGCAGAAGGGGCAGCGTCCTCATATGTTAGTTTTAGCATTTTGGCAGCGCCATACGCTAAAAAGAATATGAAGAAGGTTTGGATTGTAAGGGGTACTGCAATCATTAATATAACTAGAGGCTGACTTAGTATTACCGACCCCTGCAGCATGAATAAAGTAATTAGTGTTAAAAGCAGTGCAGTCATGGAGACCTTGCCAGTATACTTTAGGAAAATACTTTCATACCATTCTATCCCCCTGGACTTGATTAATTGGGTTCTTGTAAAATAACCAGCAATTAAGGCTATACCTACATAGAAAAGGATGGATAACGCCAAGGTAACAAAGGGAATAACTATATCACTTATTCCCAATAGAAAGCTACCAAGGGGTGCGAATAAAAACAGCATTGTTAAAGAGTTTACCGCTACCATCACAAGGGTATGACCCATATTAGCTCTAGCCAGGTAACTCCATACAAGAACCATTGCTGTACATGGCGCAATTCCAAGGAGAATCATGCCAGCCATATATTCATCAGCCATATTTTCTGGAATAAAGGGAGCAAATATAACCCTCATAAACAGCCATGCAAAAAACACCATGGTAAAGGGCTTAATTGCCCAGTTAATTACTAAAGTTAAGGCTACTGGTTTTGGGGTTTTTCCTGCTTCAATTACCTGTCTAAAATCAATTTGCACCATGATAGGATACATCATAAAAAATAATAGTATTGCAATTGGAATGTTAACCTGTTCAATAGATAAACTATTAATTACCTCAGCCGCTCCAGGAAATAGTGCACCCAGGCCTATTCCTATAGCCATACATAGTATTACCCACAAAGTCAAATACCTTTCAAAAAATCCTAGTTCCCTGGCTTTTTCACCTACCGATTGTGTACTCATAATCATAGCCCTCCATTTTTGCTAATATGTGTATATGAATCTATAATCATATAGTAATTTGCATTTTCCCATTTGTCAATTTTTTTATTATATATTAGCTTATATAAATAGACCAAAACTTTGAAAAATCTTCATTTGATTTTTGGAGAGAAAGTGATAAGCTTAAAGTAATAGTAATTATCGTTACTAATCAATGCTGTGACATAAAGGAGGCAATTTTTGTGAAAGGTAAAGGAATTCTAGTTATCCTTATGGTTTTATTAGCAGGAATAATATTAATTGGTTGTACATCTTCAAACAACTCCAGTGACCTTGAAGCACAGTTACAGGAAAAAACAGCCTTAATTAACCAGTTAACAGCCGAAAATGAAGCATTATCAGCTGAAGTGGCAGAACTACAATTGATACTAACTTCTCAACAGCAGAATTCTCTTTTGATGACCGCCTTGACTGTAGTGGGATTGTTGGAAAATCAAGACATGGAAGGCCTGGCTTCCTATATCCATCCTGTGGAGGGAGTGCGTTTTTCACCCTACACATACGTGGATTTACAAGCTGATCTAGTATTTAGTGCCCAGCAAATTGAAACCTTACTGCAGAGTACCCAGACTTATAATTGGGGGAGCTTTGATGGCACAGGGGACCCTATAGTTTTTACTTTTAGCGATTACTATGATAGATTTATTTATGATCAGGACTTTGCAAATCCCCATCTGATTGGTAATAATGTAGAAATTGGCACTAGCAGTATGATTAATAATATTATACAAGCCTATCCAAATGGAATGTTTGTAGAATTTCATTTTACAGGGTTTGATCCTCAATACATGGGAATGGACTGGAGAAGCTTAAGGTTAGTTTTTGAAGATGTAAATGGTTCCTGGCATCTAGTGGGCATAGTCCATGATGAATGGACCACTTGATAAACTTCTTTTACACTCAAGGACTAGCTATGGAAGCTAATTTACTAAACCAATAAAAACCAAGGAAAACAAATAAGTAAAAAAGGAAAGGGCTGTGAGTGTAAAGTGCTGCAGCCCTTTTAGTATTTCAAGATAATTGTCATCCGTCCATCTTCTCTTTTTCATTATTTTTTTCTTTATTCTCATTGCCCTTGCGGGAGGCTAAAAACCATTTCTCAGGATCTGGCAGCAAGGACCTGATTTCCATGGGCAGGGGAAACAGTATAGTGGTGCCTTTTGAATCAGCTGCTTCAGAAAGAGATCTAAGCATCCTTAGAGTCATGGCTCCTTCCTGGGCACTTAGGATACCAGTAGCCTCTGCTAGCCTTTCGGCAGCCTGCCTTTCTCCTTCTGCCTGTATTACTATGGCTCTCCTGTCCCTTTCTGCTTCCGCCTGTCTAGCAATGGCTCTCTGCATTTCAGTGGGCAGTATTACATCTTTGATTTCTACTGCAGTTACTTTTATGCCCCATGGGTCTGTAGCCTCATCAACTATTCTTTGAATTATTTTATTGAGCTTCTCTCTTTGTGACAAAAGTTCATCCAGATCTGCCTGGCCCACAACGCTTCTTAAGGTTGTCTGGGCAAACTGACTTGTTGCATCATGAAACTTTTCCACATTGACAATGGCTTTTTCAGGAGCAACGGCCCTGTAATATAAAACTGCATTAACCTTGCACGTTACATTGTCCTTTGTAATTACCTCCTGGGGAGGTACATCAAATGTAATTGTACGCAAGGAGACTCGCTCAATCTTGTCAATAATGGGAATAATAATTACTAATCCTGGACCTCTTACTCCAACAAGCCTGCCTAATCTAAATAATACACCTCGTTCATATTCAGGTAAAATTTTTATTGCCATGCTTAAAATAGCTAGTATAAAAGTAGCTACTACTATTAGCGATAACAAACTTTCTGAAATAAACAGCATTTTTTATTCCTCCCTTTCACTAATATTTGTTCTTTCGGGTTCAACAACTAAATACATACCCTTTCTTCCAATGACCCTGACATTTTCACCCTGGGAAATGCTTATGCCACCTTTGCTTACGGCTTTCCAAATCTCTCCCTTTACTTTTACTAATCCTTCTGGATTAATGTCTTCAATTACTGGCACAACTTGATTGGAAAACTCTTCATCACCATGGATTTTTTGTACCTTGCGCAGTTTTATTATTCCTGAAAGTAAGATTATTAACAAAGCCCCACTTACAATGCCGATACCTATAGCCGTCATTCTAAATCTTGAAAACCAATCAGTTGGCATCATGGGCTCTATGGGCAAGAAAATACTGCCCAAAACAATACTAATCACTCCGCCTACCCCCAGGACCCCATAGGTTGGAGTAAAGGCTTCTGCAACGAGGAGCAATATCCCTATAATTATCAATAAACCTGCAAGAATATTTACTTCAAACAGGCCCAAACCATATAAAGCCAGTATCAAACTTATTACACCCATTACTTCCGGCAAAAAGGTACCTGGAGAATTAAAGCCAATTATAAGCCCATATACACCTAGCAGCAAAAGAATAAAAGTGACCTGGGGATTGCTGACAAAATGGGTTATTCTTTCAGAGGTCTTCATTTCAACAGTTTGAATATCTGCTCCCAAGGTATTTAAAACAACAACCCTTTCTTGAATGGTAATTTCCTTGCCATGTATCATCTCTAAAAGTTCTCCTAGATTGACAGCAACATGGTCAATTACCTGCTTTTCCAGGGCTTCTTTGTAATCTATAGTTAAATTTTCTTTAACAAATTTTTCAGCTATATCTACTGGACGTCCACGTTCTTCAGCAATACTTCTCATGTGGCCTGCTAGAAAATTGATAGTTTTATCATCAGCACTTTGGGTTCCTTCTCCAGTAACTGGAGCCATTGTAACTGGCATTGCAGCACCACATGTAGTTGCTGGGCTCATTGCGGCCACATGACCACAAATAAGAATAAATGTACCTGCTGAAGCAGCAATTGCCCCTGGCGGGGTGACATACGTAATAACTGGAATTTGGGCAGCTGAAATGTCCTGAATAATGTCTAAGGTTGCGGTAACTAATCCCCCTGGAGTATTTAGTTGTATTACTACTGCCTGGGCCCCTTGCTTCTCTGCAAGCTGGATGGCTCTTTTAATGGTGCTTGCTGTACCGGCGGTTACCATATCATCTACTGCGACAGTAATTACCTTTGGTTGAACAGCAGCTCCTGCAGAAGCAGTAAATGTTAATAAAAGACATAAAACACACAGCATGGTTAGTTTGCAAATTTTCCGAATCATTTGCCTCCCCTTCTCTTTATACTCTTTGGTTTTCTTCTTTTGACAGGGAATTATGTAATTAATTGTAATCCAATTATACCATAATTTTTGCTAGTTTTTGCACAAATAAGGACATTTCCATAATGCTTTAGTATTTTATTAAAATTTTTCTTTGGGTATAGGAAGCATTACATAGCAATAAAGGCACTCCCAATTAAGGAAATGCCTTCACTTAAAACAAAACTCGGCTTGCGTCAAGTCTTTGACGCTGGCGGAAGCCTTAGTCTTTGTGGTTACTATCTACCTTGTGGAACTTATACTTTCTGCCCTGATAGTGTAAAAAATTTATTTACTTGGAATGCTGAAGCCAAATGTACTTCCTTTCCCCTCTTGACTGCTTACCCAGACATTCCCTCCATGTGCTTCAATAATACTCTTTACGATAGCTAATCCAAGCCCTGTACCTGTTTTGCCCCTTTTTCGGGATTTATCAGCTTTATGAAACCTTTCCCATACTAAATCTAAATCTCCTTGGGGGATACCGCAACCGGTATCACTAACTTCCACATGAATCTGTTTTGAACTGTCTGTATATGCTTTAAGAGTTATTTGACCTTCTACTGTATGATTGAGGGCATTTTCAACTAAATTAATCATAACCTGATGCAGTCTATCATAATCACCATCAACATCTGGCAAATCTTTTTCAATAATTGTCTCAAACCTTAAACCTGTTTTTGAAATAGCAGGTTTGTACTTCTCCTGAATTGTATTTAAAAGACTGGCAATAGAGATTCTTGTCTTTTCTAAAGTAAAATTTCCAGTTTGCAGCCGTGAAAGATCAAAAAGCTCATTTACCATTCTTTTTAATCTTAGAGTTTCTTGAAATATAACTTTAGCATATCTATCCTGCTCACTTGTATCTTCAGCTACGCCATCAATTATGGCCTCGGAATATCCCTGCAGCAAGCTCAAGGGAGTTCTTAATTCATGGGATACATTGGCAATAAAATCTCTACGCATCTGCTCCAGCTCTCTTTCCCTGGTAACGTCCTGCAGCACTCCAACTACTCCTATAACTTCATCTGTTGTATTATCTATTAATGGCGCCATCCTTGCAGATATGGTCTTTTTAGTTAGCCCAATATCCCTTTGATTAATTGATTTGCTTTCTATAACCTTGCTAAAAAGCTCCTTAAGCTCGGCAAAACCAGGATTCTTAAAAAAGTTACCTCTAAGCTCCAAATCCTTATTTTCTTTCTGAAACAGTTTTTCTGTTTGATTGTTTACCAGAATCACATTACCTTTATTATCTAGAGTAATAACTCCATCAGACATGCTGGCTAATACTTTCTCCAGTTTAGACTTTTCATGGGAAAGTTCGTTTATTTTACTTTTTAACTGGTCAGATAGGTTATTTAAACTAGCCCCTAACAATCCTACCTCGTCATTACTATTAACTTCCATCTTATTGTCAAAATTGCCCTTGGCCATTTCATTTGCCACTTTATTCATCTGCACCAGGGGCTTTGACAAGGTTTTAGATAAAAAGTAGCTGACTACACTTGCCAGTATAATAGCAGCCATTGCACTATATATGATCAATCCTCTCATTGAGTTAACTGTATCTGTAATTGGTGCAATGGGCCTAAACATCATTAGCACATTTTCCACTTCATCGCCCTCATAAACTGGAATAGCAACAGAAAGCATGGGTCCTTCAAAGTGATGGTGATGAAAACCTCTTTTGATAATACTTTCTCCTGCAAAGACCTTTGCCAGTTCTGCAGTGGTAAGAAAATGTCCCGTAGGCGGTCCCATCATTAAATCACATGCTTGTGTTGTTCCATCCCTATCCACTATAATTATATGGGCATTAAGAAATTCACTTAAAAGGGTTAATTCATTGGTTAAATGTGTTGGATCATCTTCTTTATTAATAATGCTCGTTAACTTGTGACCACTTTCAATAAGGTCAGAGGATATTTGTGAATAATAAAAGTCTTCTAATAACCTAATTAGTCCAAAACTAAGAAACAAGAGTATAATCATTATAAGCAGGATAATGGCTACCCACTGTTTTAAAATTATACTCCTGCTAATCATTGGCAGCCTCAAATTTATATCCTACTCCCCAGACTGTACTTATATAATCAGGGCCACTATTTCTGCCTAACTTTTCTCTTAGCTTTTTTACATGAGTATCAACAGTTCTAAAATCTCCAAAAAAGTCATATCCCCATATATTTTCAAGAAGCTGTTCACGGGTAAACACCCTGCCTGGGGAACTGGCTAAATAATACAGCAAATTAAATTCTTTAGGAGTTAAATTTAGCTCCTTCATGTCTAACAGAACTTTTCTCGTTACTGGATCTATTTCCAGACGAGTAAATTTTAGTGCTTTTTCTTGTTTATTAATAGGCAAGGTTCTTTTTAACATAACCTTTACCCTATGAGCTAACTCTCTTGGACTAAAAGGTTTCACAACATAGTCATCACACCCTAATTCAAATCCAAGTATTCTTTCATATTCTTCTCCGCGGGCTGTGAGCATAATTATTGGCTTGTCACTAAAACTCCTTATTTCCTTCACCAGGCCAAAACCATCCATGCCAGGCATCATTACATCTATTACAAATAAGTCATATCCAGTATCCTCTATTTTTTTTAAGGCTTCTTTTGAATCTGCTGCTGTATCAGCAGCTATTCCTTCTTTTTTTAAATATATTTTAACCAGTTCTCTAATGCCATCTTCATCATCAACTACTAAAACTATTGGTTTATCCACATTTACACCCCCAAACACTGCCAACTAAAATATTTTTCATTATACCATAAAGCTTTTAAATACATTCAAGGCTTTTATGATCCTTTTAATATTTTTCTTTTGTGTTTATATTCCGCCTCTGTAATTTCCCCAGAAGCCAGTTTCTCATCTAGTATTCTAAAAGCTGAGCTCTTATCCTCTTTTGTTGTTATTTTATTTACCAGCAGTACAATTCCTACAATTAAAAATACCCAGAATAACATGTGTGCCGCCATCCAAAGCCATCCACTTCCAAAACCGTATCCAAACATTGGCATCATATATCATCTCCTTCAAAATTAATTTATTTGTTAAAACAAAGTTAGTTTGCCTAATACTAATTATAAAAGTAATTTTTGACGAAACTATGATTATAATTAGTAGTTTTTGTTGCAAAAAGAGAGCTACCTAACGTCTAGATGAGCTCTCTCCCTGGCTATCCTTTTTAAAAGTTTAAATACTACCAACTATTAAATCTGATTTTGAGTACTAGTACACTTTACTTTCATTTCTTTGCTGTAATAAGCTTTACAATATCAGATAGCAGGTTTTTTACTTCAACTATTGATAAACCGGCCTGCAGCATATTAGCTTCTGTTCTTCTGTTTATATTAACACCTTGGAATCTAACTGTTAATGGGTTTAATAAATCCATCACAGTCCCCACTACTGCTCTTTCACTTCTTACATGTTCCAGGAGGTACAGCCTGCCATCTTGTTTAACTACCCGTCTTAATTCTTGAAAACCTTTCACTGGAAACGGTACAGAACAAAAGACACAAGCAGTTATTATGGTGTCAAAGGTATTGTCAGCAAATGGCAGCTCCTGGATATCAGCTAATTTTAATTCAATGGGAACCTTAGCCTGGGATATTTTGCTTTCTGCTATTTCTAACATGCTCTGGCTAAAATCTATTCCTATGACTTTTACCCCCTGAGGATAATATGGAAAATTGGCTCCTGTCCCTACACCTGCTTCCAGCACTAAACCCTTTGCATTTTTGCACAGCATTTCTCTCCACTTTCCCATCATCATCCTGTCCATGGGGCCCATTATTTTGTCATAATTCTTTGCTTTTTTATTATACTTTTCTCTCACCTGCTGTGTAGTTTCCCTGTCAAGAGTTTCATAGTCCAAAATAATCACCCTCTTGTTTTTTATAGATTTCAATATGACACTATCCATACTATTTTACCCTTTTGTCAATGAATGTAAAAGAAAGAAATGCCCGATCCTGCTTGTGCTGCTTTATCCCCCCTTTAGAAATTTTCTTGGGTTTATCTAAGTATAGAATGAAGATTTGATGAAAATATGACCATATTTAGAACATTTAAGTATAAATGAAAAAGCAAGAGGTGTATATTACTCACACCCCTTGCTAAGGTAACCAATCCTAATGCATATATATCAGTGCCAGGAAATAGACAAGCCATTCCTTTTTCATGGAACATTGCAGGCAAATATTTATTTCTTTGTACCTTGCGAGACCACAATGGGAGCAAGCACACTATCCTTTAGAAGTTCAACACATTGACCCATGTAAGCCCCAATTTTTTCTGAAGGGTCATTAGTAGGAATTCCTATAGCTCTAGCCACCAGTTCTGTTAAATCCATTTGCTTAACTTTTGTACCCATGGCATGGCAGGTAGCATTAAACTGGGAACCACATCCGGCACAGTTTGTAACCAAATATTCTGCTCCGGTAGCCTCTGCTTCCCTTACCCTTGTCATTCCACTGTGGGCAACAGATGGTAAAGAATCAAAAGCTGAAACAAGCCCGCAGCATAAGCCTTGTTCTTTCACATGCTCCATTTCACGTAGTTCAAGTCCGGGAATGGCCAGTATAATATTTCTTGGTTCATGGTAATGACCAAACCAACGTCCTACGTGACAGGAGTCGTGATAAGTAACCTTGTGATTAAGGGGAGTGGTAAATGTTAATTTACCATCTGCAATCAACTCACTAAGATAAACTACTATATGTTTAAAACGAATATTACATTCTAGCCCCATTTCTAAAGCCATTTGGGGATAGTTTTCATTAAATGTAGCATAACACCCTGGACATGAAAAAACTATGGTTTCAACACCAGATTTTTTAAACATTTCCAAATTGCTTTTTACTAATTCTTGAAAGTCTTTTTTGTAACCTCCTAGAGCTAAATACAACCCGCAGCAGCGTTCATCTTCACCATAGTGGACAAAAGGTATTTCTAAATGTTCCAATATTCTTGTGGTATTTTGGGCCATATTGTCCATGATTGTTGCGGCCCAGCAACCTGACCAATAGGCAATTTCCCCATGTTTTTCTGTTGCTACATCCAACCATTTTAGTCTCTCCTGGGCAGGTATTCCCCAAAAATTACCTGTTGTTAAAACATTGTTGCGAATAAACTCTAATCCTGTATTATGAAGTTTATTTTTATAAAACTCGTAACGCAGGGCCATCCAGTGGTGCGCATTATGGGCACGAATTTGGCAGACTGTATCACACTTTTTGCAGGTCGTACAAGCATATAATGCTTTTCCTACTTCATCATCCATAGGTATCTTTCCCTTGATATATTGATTAAGCAGAAAATATTTACCTCGCGGCGAATTACTCTCCCAAGGCATAGCATCAAATACCGTACATACATTTCGGCAGTAACCACACATTGCACATGAAAATGTATCGTCTGTAAGATGTTCATCAAGGGGTGATTCAAAATTATTCCCCTGCCATTTACTGAGCAGTCTTCCAGCAAGACCAATCAAACCACTGCCGGCATTAGCAACCTTCATGGCAGTAGTAAGCTTTTTTGTAGGGGAGTTTTTGTCTATAGACGGGGGTATAATCTTTCCAGGATTCATTAAGTTTTCCCTGTCAATTGACTGTTTGTATCTCCAAATCTCATCCAATTGCTGCACACCATAAAAGTTCCTGGCCCTGTCTGTAAAGTACATACCAATTGAGAAAACCTTCCCATCATATTTTTCTCCGGTATCAATGACATCTAGAGCACAGGCATAAGCCAGGGGAAAACCTAGTTTACGCTCGTCTGCCAACATGAATCCCAGTATGGAAATCTTGTCTGAACCTACCATGGTGCCTTCTAAAGCAAATTCGCCCTTGTACTTTCGTTCAATCTCACTGACAAAGCTCTCTACTTCCTTGATTGGGATGACAACCTCACTGGCAACCAGAGTAGGTCCTAATTTTTTAAAGCGCATGGGATAAAATTTGTCTTCCCATTCTTCTTTGGCCAGTTTTTCCCGCATAATTTTGCCGTTATAAGCAGCAGTTAGGTCTTGAATTTGTTTTTCAACAGAAGAACGACGCGGTTTTGGAAAAACCATGGTTACAAGATACTGATCTTCAGGTAAGACATAGTGTTCTAAAGCTTTTTGCTTCAAAGCTGTATAGGCAGGAGTAGTCAAACTCACATTCCACAAGAGAATTTTTTTCTCCGAGAGTCCATTTAAAAATTTTGCCGTGCTTTTCATATCTGGAAAAGCGGAAAGAATTACACTTTCTTCATCCTTTTCCCGGGCCTTGACCTCAACCTTAACAATCATACCTGTAATGCCACAAAGATTGTATATATATTTTAAGCCTTCACCGGAAAAGGTTTTAAGCTCTCCATTAGGCAAAACCACATCTGCAGAAATAATATTTTGGCTGCAATCACCAAATTCATAACTGCCATATCCACTTCCCCCCTGAGCAACCCAGCCCGCCACAGTTGAACTGTTAGCACTGGACGGATAAGCTCTTAATGCTAATCCACGCTTATTTAATTCTTTTTCCAGATTGCTCCAAATAACACCTGGTTGGACGCAAGCTGTCATTTTTTCTGTATCAATAGCCAAAATCTGATTCATTCTCACAAAATCAACCACTACACCTGCTTTTGCCGGGACACTTCCTCCAAAGCCAGCACTGCCTGCCCCCCTTGGCACAAGGGGAATATTTTCTTCACACGAGATTTTACATAAGGCAATAACCTCTTCCACATTGATTGGTTGGACAACAGCATCAGGTACACATTCCATCAAACCCCTGATCTGTTCGGGCATAATGCCCATGTCATGGGAATATACTATCCTTTCCACTTTGTTAAAGCGCACGCGCTCACCAAATATTTCTTGAATTCTTACCATCTGCTTGGCACTCAAATTATTTTTCATGATTCACTTCTCCTCCTTGGTTTTATTTTAAAAGGGTTAAGACCCTTAATATGTTTTGTTCAATAAAATTGTTCTATTACTAAATCATTGGTTAAAAAAATATAAAATACTTGATGAAGTGAATGCCTTTTCTTGAACCTTGGTTCAATTTAATTGAACTTATTTTTAATTTATTATTCGTGATAGGATTTTATATTCCTGCAAATATGGGCTTGTTTTTAAAGATTTTTTTAAAATAACCAAAAACAAAAAAGCTGCCGCAGCAGCTAGATAACTATATTTTTTCCATATTTCTGTTTCCATTTAAGGTTCCATTTAATAGGGGTTTGTTACGTTTAAAAAATTGGATATAGTTTAATATAAACTTCAGGTCTCCGGCTTCCAAATCCCTTATTGCTCTTAATACAGCCTGAACCCTTGGATCACCCAACAGTGATAAAAGATCAGAATTAAGAGAGGAAATGAGATTTTCCACATCTTCCTGTTCTAATAAAAAATAGCAAACAGACACGCCCAGGGCTTGAGCAATACTTTCCAGAGTATCTAATGACGGTTCGCTCTGATCATTTTCTATCTGGCTCACCATGGCAGGACTGATATTTGCTTTATCAGCCAAAGCCACTCCTGTTAGGCCTAATTTTTCTCTTTCCCTTCGAACCCGTTCTCCAATGGACACACTATCGGCATTCTTCTCCAAAAAGTATCTAATGGTAACATTCAGTGTTTCAGCCAGGCGTTCTAAAGTATCCAAGTCCGGTTCCTCTGTTCCTTCTTCAAATGCTTCAATCTTATCTGCAGAAATTCCGGACAGATCACTTAATTCTTCAATACTTAAGCTTCTACCCCTTCTAATAAACCGAATTTTTTCACCATAAACTTTTTCTGCTTCAAAAAGGTAGGTAGGTGAAAT harbors:
- a CDS encoding FAD-binding and (Fe-S)-binding domain-containing protein, coding for MKNNLSAKQMVRIQEIFGERVRFNKVERIVYSHDMGIMPEQIRGLMECVPDAVVQPINVEEVIALCKISCEENIPLVPRGAGSAGFGGSVPAKAGVVVDFVRMNQILAIDTEKMTACVQPGVIWSNLEKELNKRGLALRAYPSSANSSTVAGWVAQGGSGYGSYEFGDCSQNIISADVVLPNGELKTFSGEGLKYIYNLCGITGMIVKVEVKAREKDEESVILSAFPDMKSTAKFLNGLSEKKILLWNVSLTTPAYTALKQKALEHYVLPEDQYLVTMVFPKPRRSSVEKQIQDLTAAYNGKIMREKLAKEEWEDKFYPMRFKKLGPTLVASEVVIPIKEVESFVSEIERKYKGEFALEGTMVGSDKISILGFMLADERKLGFPLAYACALDVIDTGEKYDGKVFSIGMYFTDRARNFYGVQQLDEIWRYKQSIDRENLMNPGKIIPPSIDKNSPTKKLTTAMKVANAGSGLIGLAGRLLSKWQGNNFESPLDEHLTDDTFSCAMCGYCRNVCTVFDAMPWESNSPRGKYFLLNQYIKGKIPMDDEVGKALYACTTCKKCDTVCQIRAHNAHHWMALRYEFYKNKLHNTGLEFIRNNVLTTGNFWGIPAQERLKWLDVATEKHGEIAYWSGCWAATIMDNMAQNTTRILEHLEIPFVHYGEDERCCGLYLALGGYKKDFQELVKSNLEMFKKSGVETIVFSCPGCYATFNENYPQMALEMGLECNIRFKHIVVYLSELIADGKLTFTTPLNHKVTYHDSCHVGRWFGHYHEPRNIILAIPGLELREMEHVKEQGLCCGLVSAFDSLPSVAHSGMTRVREAEATGAEYLVTNCAGCGSQFNATCHAMGTKVKQMDLTELVARAIGIPTNDPSEKIGAYMGQCVELLKDSVLAPIVVSQGTKK
- a CDS encoding helix-turn-helix domain-containing protein translates to MSLGKNLRGFRKQRGMKLKELAEQLKVSYSYLSAVERDVKKPSIAMVKKLSHILNISPTYLFEAEKVYGEKIRFIRRGRSLSIEELSDLSGISADKIEAFEEGTEEPDLDTLERLAETLNVTIRYFLEKNADSVSIGERVRREREKLGLTGVALADKANISPAMVSQIENDQSEPSLDTLESIAQALGVSVCYFLLEQEDVENLISSLNSDLLSLLGDPRVQAVLRAIRDLEAGDLKFILNYIQFFKRNKPLLNGTLNGNRNMEKI